GCGACGTCCCACCACAGGCGGGCCTCCTCCGGCGTCGCCGTCCCCACCGGCCTGCCGCTGGCCAGCGCCAGGAGGCGGAGCTCGAGCGACCTCACGGCCGCGTCCTGCGGGGCGAGGACCGCGCGGTAGAGGCCCCGCGACAGCACCAGCGCCGCGCGCTCCCAGGCCGCGGAGGGCGGCGCGCCCCGCGCCGGCGGCGGACCGCCGTGCGCCTCGCGGTGCAGGCGCTCGGCGTTGAAGTCGTAGGAGAGCAGCACGGTCAGGACGGCGAAGGCCAGCAGCGCCACGGGCCAGGGCCCGTGCGCGGCGAGAGCGGCGAAGAGCGCGGCGTTCACGAGGAGGTCGACGCCGGTGTCGAGGTAGCGGCCCAGCTCGCTGACCCGGCCCGTGGACCTGGCCAGGGCGCCGTCGAGGTTGTCGAGCACGGTCTTGACCTGCAGCAGGAGGGCGGCGACCAGCCACCAGCCGGGCGTGGGCGCGGCCACCAGGGCCGCGGCGGCGAGGCCGAGCGAGCCGTGCGCGAGGACCACCTGCTCGGGCGCCACGCCGAGGCGCTCGAGCAGCCGCACGCCGGGCCCGACGAGCGGGTGCACGACGCGCATGACCAGCTCGTGACGCGGCCTCGGCTTCACTCCCTCGGCTCGCTGCATCACGAGGAGCCTATCGCGGTGGGGAACATTTCGCCCGCCGCCCGCCGCACCGGGACTTATCATCCTCTCACCGACCTGTCCGCGCAGTCCTCGCGGCGGGCCGCGGCCCGTGAGGGGCGGGCCGGGGGAGGGACACGGTGGACCCGAAGTTCAAGCTCATCACCTCGCACGAGCAGGAGCTGTTCGAGCAGCGGCTGAGGGACTTCATCGACTCGCTGGGGCGTGACGACATCATCGTCGACGTGAAGTTCAGCACGGCTACGAGGCCCACGGGCGCCGTCGAGTACAGTGCCCTCGTGCACTACCAGGAGACGTCCGCGTGGGGCGACTCCTGAGGGCCCGGCGGTCCGGGCCGAACGTGAGGAGGGGTTAGACTCCCCACGATGACCACGCTCGTACTGGTCGTTGACGACGAGCCCGCGATGCTCAAGGTCAGCGAGATGACGCTCACGCAGGCGGGCTACAACGTCCTGACCCTGGACGACCCCCTCGAGGCGCTGGAGGAGATCCGCGAGGGCCTCAGGCCCGACGTGATCGTCTCCGACGTCTCCATGCCGCAGCTCGACGGCTTCCAGTTCTACGAGCGCGTGCGCGAGGTGCCGGAGCTGCGCGCGGTGCCGTTCCTGTTCCTCACCGCGCTCGAGGACCGCTCGTCGATGCGCCGCGGCATGACTCTGGGCGCCGACGACTACCTCACGAAGCCGGTGCAGAAGGACGAGCTGCTGGAGGCCGTGCGCGTGCGCCTGCGGCGCGTGGAGGAGCTGAGGCGGCCGCTGGAGGGCGTGGTCAGCGCGCGGGGCTTCGGCCCGCCCATGGTCACGCGGCAGGGCGACAGGCTCGACTGGGACTCGCTCAAGGCCCTCGAGCTGCTGTTCTA
The nucleotide sequence above comes from Trueperaceae bacterium. Encoded proteins:
- a CDS encoding CDP-alcohol phosphatidyltransferase family protein yields the protein MQRAEGVKPRPRHELVMRVVHPLVGPGVRLLERLGVAPEQVVLAHGSLGLAAAALVAAPTPGWWLVAALLLQVKTVLDNLDGALARSTGRVSELGRYLDTGVDLLVNAALFAALAAHGPWPVALLAFAVLTVLLSYDFNAERLHREAHGGPPPARGAPPSAAWERAALVLSRGLYRAVLAPQDAAVRSLELRLLALASGRPVGTATPEEARLWWDVASTAALVNLGLSTQYVLLGACLALGAPFAYAWLVLAQGAYLLAVIGWRVAKFRRRARLAAGAGGA